One window of Acipenser ruthenus chromosome 45, fAciRut3.2 maternal haplotype, whole genome shotgun sequence genomic DNA carries:
- the LOC117966895 gene encoding indian hedgehog protein-like, with amino-acid sequence MLSWHRLARLGLLSLSCWVLAQGCGPGPGTGHRTRPKKLTPMPYKHFVPNFSENNLGASGRQEGKITRNSERFKDLTPNYNPDIIFKDEENTSADRLMTQRCKDCVNSLAIAVLNQWPGVRLRVTEGWDEDGHHSPDSLHYEGRAVDITTSDRDPRKYGVLAQLAVEAGFDWVHYESRSHVHCSVKSDHSVTVKKGGCFPGSARVTLAGGQLVTLSALRPGAQVLAVDGSGRVVPSQVLLFLDRDVGRKTQFVVLETEETQLRLTPSHLIFLARNRTLDPKLYRASFASRVRPGHFVLVGHQRELRPSRVRAVSLEEGVGVHAPLTEHGTLLVDGVLASCYALIEHHSLAHWAFGPLRFLHLLYSAVGTSHTGNLTQDSVGAHWGRDGNTGVHWYARLLYTVGRMVLDPERFHP; translated from the exons ATGCTGTCCTGGCACAGACTGGCACGACTCGGCCTGCTTTCCCTCAGCTGCTGGGTGCTAGCCCAGGGCTGCGGACCGGGACCGGGTACCGGCCACCGAACACGACCCAAGAAGCTGACGCCCATGCCTTACAAACACTTTGTACCCAACTTCTCCGAGAACAACCTGGGCGCCAGCGGGAGGCAGGAGGGCAAGATCACGCGCAACTCGGAGCGCTTCAAGGACTTGACTCCAAACTACAACCCGGATATCATCTTCAAGGACGAGGAGAACACGTCGGCGGACCGCCTCATGACACAG cGCTGTAAGGACTGTGTGAACTCCCTGGCCATCGCAGTGTTGAACCAGTGGCCAGGAGTGAGGCTGCGTGTGACGGAGGGCTGGGACGAGGACGGGCACCATTCCCCGGATTCCCTGCACTATGAGGGGCGGGCCGTCGACATCACCACCTCGGACCGGGACCCTCGCAAGTACGGGGTGCTGGCACAGCTGGCTGTGGAGGCGGGCTTCGACTGGGTGCACTACGAGTCCCGGTCACACGTGCACTGCTCCGTCAAGTCAG ATCACTCCGTCACAGTGAAGAAGGGGGGCTGTTTCCCTGGCAGTGCGCGGGTCACTCTGGCTGGCGGTCAGCTGGTCACTCTCTCAGCCCTGCGGCCGGGGGCTCAGGTCCTGGCGGTGGACGGTTCGGGCCGGGTGGTGCCCAGCCAGGTCCTGCTTTTTCTGGACCGCGATGTGGGCCGGAAGACCCAATTTGTGGTCCTGGAGACAGAAGAGACCCAACTGAGACTCACCCCGTCCCACCTCATCTTCCTGGCCCGCAACAGGACGCTGGACCCCAAACTCTACCGAGCTTCGTTCGCGAGCCGGGTCCGACCGGGCCACTTCGTCCTAGTGGGGCACCAAAGGGAGCTCCGCCCCTCCAGGGTCCGGGCAGTCTCATTGGAAGAGGGAGTAGGGGTGCACGCCCCCTTGACAGAGCATGGCACCCTATTGGTGGATGGTGTCCTGGCTTCTTGCTATGCCCTAATCGAGCACCACAGTTTGGCTCACTGGGCTTTTGGGCCTCTGAGGTTCCTGcacctgctgtacagtgcagtcGGGACGTCCCACACAGGGAACCTGACCCAGGACAGTGTGGGGGCACACTGGGGTCGGGACGGGAACACTGGGGTGCACTGGTATGCAAGGTTGCTCTACACAGTGGGGCGCATGGTTTTGGATCCAGAGAGATTTCACCCCTAA